Genomic window (Spirosoma sp. KCTC 42546):
TTGGATCGCGCACTGGCGAGGTCGGATCCCATTCGGTTGCCTGCGTGAACGGATCCGTCAAATCGCCTGAGTAGTTCGTGTTCCGATTCTGGGGGATTACAGCCGCTACGTTAAATTTCAGGTTGATCTTTTCGTTGATCTTGGCGTCGATATTTGCCCGCAAGGTGGCCCGTTTGTAATACTGGTTGAGAATTAAACCAGGCTGATCGAGGTAATTGGCTGAAATAAGATACCGCACACCCGACGTACCACCCGATAAATCAATCTGGTAGTTTTGAATAAGCGGCTCCTGATGAAGTTCACGCTGCCAGTCGTTACCGCCGTTGGCTTTTAGTTGCTGGAGCCGATCATCCGAAAAAGCAGGCGGGTTGCCCGTCGAAGCAAACTGCGTATTGACTGTACGCGCAAAGTCATAGGCGTTCATCAACGAGAGCTCTCTCGGCATCATACCTTTGCTGAACCAGGTGCTGAAATTAACCTTGGCTTTGCCTTCCTGACCCGATCTGGTCGTAATGAGAACGACGCCGTTTGACCCCCTGGACCCATAAATCGCCGTTGCCGAAGCATCCTTTAGAATTTCCAGCGATTCAATATCATTCGGATTGAGCGACTCAATGTTTCCGCCGATAAAGCCGTCGATAACATATAAAGGCTCATTAGAACCCGTTATGGAGTTGGCGCCCCGGATACGGACACTTAGGCCACGGCCCGGCTGTCCGCTGCTGCTAGCGACAACAACCCCGGAAGTAGTGCCTTGTAACGCCTGTTCGACCCGTATCAGCGGGCGCTTGGCAATTTCTTTGGCTGTTACCGTACTGGTAGCACCTGTTACGTCGCTTTTGCGCTGTTCGCCATAACCAACAACGACCACCTCCTGTAAACCGCGCTCGCTGACCTTTAAGGTTACATTTAGGGTAGCCTGATCGCCCGGCTTAACCTCCTGCGATTCATAACCGACAAAGCTGAAAACCAGCGTAGTCGATCGGTCGGGGATCTCAAGCTGGAACTGCCCTCTTGGATCTGTTGTAGTGCCGCGTTGCGTTCCTTTGATAACGATACTCACACCCGGTAACCCTTCGCCTTTTTCGTCGGTGACTTTTCCGATGATCGGAATTAATAAGGGTCGGATAGTCTGCACGCGACCAACCAGTTGTTCGATTGTTTTTCGCTCAAATTCCGCACTGGCATCCAGTTTCAGCCCAGCTTTAGCGTCGGGAAAAAGCGTCGGTACCTCACTAACGGGTTTAAGAGTAGTGGCGCTTTCCTTCTTTTTAATAACAATGGTTTTGCTAACGATGGAATAGCTTAGTGGCTGGTTCTTAAATACTTCTTCCAGAACCGTTTCCAACGGCGTATTTTTTAGCCTAACCGTAACCCGCTTGCTACTGGTTAGCAAATTCGTTTGCAGAAAGAAGGAATAACCGCTCTGTTTTTCCAGTTTATCCAGTACTTTTTCAAGCGGTGCATTCCGTTCATTAATTGAAATTAACTGGCTATAACTGGCCGCGTATACATGCAGGCAGGCGATTAGTAAGAATATGCTGATAAAATTTAGGCGCATAATCCATTTGCGTTTCGTATCCCGACTCATATAGATGAATCGGGGAGTCATTCGGTGCCTAAGCTGTGCCCATGATTCTGGCTGGCACAGTCGTAGGTAAAAAGTAGAATAATTCATACTTTTATGCTGGTTTTGGGGTTGGTAAAAACTTGTACGTCAACAGGTTTTGCTTTTCTGTTTTTTTGACAGAGAAATCCCAGCTTTTGCCGGAAGTGCTCGCAACACGTTCCGGCTTTTTTTATGGAAAACTCTGGGGCTATTCCGAGCCTGGCCCGGTTTAGCCGTTGTCGATCAGGATTTAACGGTTATTTTTCTGCCTTCTATTTTAAAGTTGATACCACTTAACTGGAGAATCTGAAAAATTTGGGAGAGCGGTACATCCCTTGAAATTTTACCTCTAAATTTTGTGTCGGGAAGCTTACCCTGAAAATCAACTTCAACATCGTACCAGCGGGAAATCTGACGCATGATGGTAGGCAGGTCGGTGTCTTTAAACTGAAACTGCCCGTTCTTCCAGGCCACTGCTTCTTCCAGGTCTGCTGCCGGAACCAGATTAAGCCTGCGCTTGGCGTCGGCTGTTAACTGAGCCTGTTCGCCAGGTTTAAGGATAATTTCCGCTGAACTTTCTGCCCGATCCGGACTTGTTTTTGTGACCTTCACTTTACCTTCCAGCAGGGTTGTTTTCACGCTATTTTCGTCCGCATAGCTGTTGATGTTGAAATGCGTGCCCAACACCTCCACAACCTGACTGGCTGAGCGTACCCGGAAAGGCATGGCTTGCTTATGGGCGTTTTTCAGAGGCATTATTTCAAAATACGCTTCGCCCATAAGCGTTACAGTTCGCTCGTTACCCGTGAATTTTGTAGGATATCTCAGAGATGAAGCCGCATTGAGCCAGACTTTGCTTCCATCAGGAAGGATAATCCGAAACTTCCCACCGCGAGGGGTTGTAATGGTGTTATAGCCGGACGGCACCGTAGCTGCTTTGCTTGAAGTCGTTGCTGAACTTTCTGCATAAGACAGCTGTCCATCAGCCGTTTTCGTGATTAAAACGTCAGCTTGTCGGGCAATTTGCCCATCTGCTACATCGTCCAGAATTATTTTCGACGCATCAGCTAATGTCAGAACGGCCTTGTTACTGCCGGGGGCGAAATCGGTTGGTTTTTCGGCCATGTGGGTAGTGGGCCGCAATGGGTGATTGAAGGGATAGAGTAGTAGTCCCGCAATAATGACAACGGCAGCGGCTGCTGCGTAACGGAGTAAACGGCTACCTATATACGATTTGTGGTCTGGCGTATTATAGCCTGTTTCGGATACTATTTTCTCCCAGGCTTCTGTTTTGTCGGCCAAACCGAATTTGCCCAGTTCAGTATTAATAGTCGCTTCCTGAGTTAATCTGGTAAATAGAGTCTGATTATGATCGCTTTGGGCAATCCAATCATCCAGCTCTTCCCGTTCCTGATCGCTGAGTTCCCCCTTGAGGTATTTAGCGATCAGGTCACCCTGTCTAAAATAACGGCTATAATTTTCCATGGCATTGCTTTACTCCATAGAGACAC
Coding sequences:
- a CDS encoding FecR family protein, producing the protein MENYSRYFRQGDLIAKYLKGELSDQEREELDDWIAQSDHNQTLFTRLTQEATINTELGKFGLADKTEAWEKIVSETGYNTPDHKSYIGSRLLRYAAAAAVVIIAGLLLYPFNHPLRPTTHMAEKPTDFAPGSNKAVLTLADASKIILDDVADGQIARQADVLITKTADGQLSYAESSATTSSKAATVPSGYNTITTPRGGKFRIILPDGSKVWLNAASSLRYPTKFTGNERTVTLMGEAYFEIMPLKNAHKQAMPFRVRSASQVVEVLGTHFNINSYADENSVKTTLLEGKVKVTKTSPDRAESSAEIILKPGEQAQLTADAKRRLNLVPAADLEEAVAWKNGQFQFKDTDLPTIMRQISRWYDVEVDFQGKLPDTKFRGKISRDVPLSQIFQILQLSGINFKIEGRKITVKS